From a region of the Mycobacterium sp. SMC-8 genome:
- a CDS encoding cytochrome P450, with the protein MTISADNSDVQDADTAAQLYYDPYSVDLNMNPYPVFARIREEAPLYYNEKHDFYALSRFDDVNKAIIDHETFISGRGALLEIIKSGMEIPPGTLIFEDPPIHNIHRNLLSRMFTPRKVHALEPQIREFTARCLDPLVDTGRFDFVNDLGEQMPMRVIGMLLGIPEEDQRRVTDHGEATLQSEQVDLLATGEVFAEFIDYRTKHPSDDIMTDLLNVEFADETGTVRRLTRDELLMYLTVVATAGAETTTRLIGWAGKTLADYPDQRRELVENPELIPAAVEEILRWEPPALQVARYVARDTEYYGQKVPAGSAILLLVGAANRDHRRFAPDGDVFDIHRELRSHLTFGAGTHFCMGNALARLEGRIALEEILKRFPSWEVDWPNARPSQTTAVRGWESMPTFVS; encoded by the coding sequence GTGACGATCAGCGCCGACAACTCCGACGTGCAGGACGCCGATACCGCAGCGCAGTTGTACTACGACCCCTACAGCGTCGACCTCAACATGAACCCATACCCGGTATTCGCCCGCATCCGGGAAGAAGCGCCGCTGTATTACAACGAGAAACACGACTTCTACGCGTTGAGCCGTTTCGACGACGTCAACAAAGCGATCATCGATCACGAAACGTTCATCTCCGGACGGGGCGCGCTGCTGGAGATCATCAAGTCGGGCATGGAGATCCCGCCGGGCACATTGATTTTCGAGGATCCGCCGATCCACAACATCCACCGCAACCTGCTGTCACGGATGTTCACCCCGCGCAAGGTGCACGCGTTGGAACCGCAGATTCGCGAGTTCACCGCCCGCTGTCTCGATCCGCTGGTCGACACCGGCCGCTTCGATTTCGTCAACGATCTCGGCGAGCAGATGCCCATGCGTGTGATCGGCATGCTGCTCGGGATTCCCGAGGAAGATCAGCGCCGGGTCACCGATCACGGTGAGGCCACTTTGCAGAGCGAGCAGGTTGACCTGCTGGCCACCGGCGAAGTCTTCGCGGAGTTCATCGACTACCGGACCAAACATCCGTCTGACGACATCATGACCGACCTACTCAACGTCGAGTTCGCCGACGAGACCGGCACCGTGCGCCGGTTGACCCGCGACGAACTGCTGATGTATCTGACCGTCGTCGCCACCGCGGGGGCCGAGACCACCACCCGACTGATCGGCTGGGCCGGAAAGACGTTGGCCGACTATCCCGATCAGCGTCGCGAGCTCGTCGAGAACCCGGAACTGATCCCCGCCGCGGTCGAAGAGATCCTGCGCTGGGAGCCGCCGGCCTTGCAGGTGGCCCGCTACGTGGCGCGCGACACCGAGTACTACGGCCAGAAGGTGCCTGCCGGCAGCGCCATCCTGCTGCTGGTCGGGGCGGCCAACCGTGACCACCGCCGCTTCGCCCCCGACGGCGATGTCTTCGACATCCATCGAGAACTACGCTCGCACCTGACCTTCGGCGCCGGAACACATTTCTGCATGGGCAACGCCCTCGCCCGGCTGGAGGGCCGCATCGCCCTGGAGGAGATCCTCAAGCGGTTCCCGTCCTGGGAGGTTGACTGGCCAAACGCCCGTCCGTCACAGACCACGGCGGTCCGCGGCTGGGAATCCATGCCCACCTTCGTCTCTTGA
- a CDS encoding mycofactocin-coupled SDR family oxidoreductase has translation MAGRVEGKVAFVTGAARGQGRAHAVRLAEEGADIIAVDICKQIDSVLIPLSSPEDLAQTADLVKNAGGRIHTAEVDVRDFDALKAAVDAGVEEFGRLDIIVANAGIGNGGQLLHDTGEPDWDDMIGVNLSGVWKTVKAGVPHILEGGRGGSIILTSSVGGLKAYPHTGHYVAAKHGVVGLMRTFAVELGAQNIRVNSVHPTNVNTPLFMNEPTMKLFRPDLENPGPDDMKVVGQLMHTLPIGWVEPDDIANAVLFLASDEARFITGVTLPVDGGSCLK, from the coding sequence ATGGCAGGACGTGTAGAAGGCAAGGTCGCTTTCGTCACCGGTGCGGCGCGCGGGCAGGGACGCGCGCATGCCGTCCGGCTGGCCGAAGAGGGCGCCGACATCATCGCCGTCGACATCTGCAAGCAGATCGACAGCGTGCTGATCCCGCTGTCCTCGCCGGAGGACCTCGCGCAGACCGCCGATCTGGTCAAGAACGCCGGGGGCCGCATCCACACCGCCGAGGTCGACGTGCGTGACTTCGACGCGTTGAAGGCCGCCGTGGACGCCGGCGTGGAGGAGTTCGGCAGGCTCGACATCATCGTCGCCAACGCCGGCATCGGCAACGGCGGGCAGTTGCTGCACGACACCGGTGAGCCCGACTGGGACGACATGATCGGCGTCAACCTGTCCGGCGTCTGGAAGACCGTCAAGGCCGGCGTCCCCCACATCCTCGAAGGTGGCCGCGGCGGCTCCATCATCCTGACCAGCTCGGTCGGCGGTCTGAAGGCCTATCCGCACACCGGCCACTACGTCGCCGCCAAACACGGCGTGGTCGGCCTGATGCGCACCTTCGCCGTCGAACTCGGCGCTCAGAACATCCGCGTCAACTCCGTGCACCCGACCAACGTGAACACCCCGCTGTTCATGAATGAGCCGACGATGAAGCTGTTCCGCCCCGATCTGGAGAACCCGGGCCCTGACGACATGAAGGTCGTGGGCCAGTTGATGCACACCCTGCCCATCGGGTGGGTGGAGCCCGATGACATCGCCAACGCGGTTCTTTTCCTGGCGTCCGACGAGGCGCGTTTCATCACCGGTGTCACACTGCCGGTCGACGGCGGCAGCTGCCTGAAGTAA
- the fadD12 gene encoding acyl-CoA ligase FadD12 — protein MADQLGLLATLWRARLIAPMRPDRYLRMGLAMRRAGLTATVGFAAAAQRCPDRPGIIDELGTLTWKELDDRCDALGVALQQHAPRTVAVMCRNHRGFVEALVGANRIGADVLLLNTSFAGPAMAEVIDREGADVVIYDQEFTETVDRALRNRPHAQRILGWVDDGSGASVATGDGSRPSTLQALIDAHLGLRPKPAERKSDVILLTSGTTGTPKGAKRSAGSGGAGDLKAVLDRTPWRAEEPIVVAAPMFHAWGFSQLLFAALLACPIVTRRKFDPEATLELIDRHRATGLAVVPVMFDRIMELPDDVRNRYSGKTLRFATASGSRMRPDIVTAFMDQFGDVIYNNYNATEAGMIATATPADLRAAPDTAGRPADGTQLRILGADHREVPTGEVGQIFVRSSTLFDGYTSGANKDFHDGFMASGDLGYLDEAGRLFVVGRDDEMIVSGGENVYPIEVEKTLVAHPAVAEAAVLGVDDEQYGQRLSAFVVPAPGCSVTVDELKQHVRENLANYKVPRDITIMEELPRGSTGKILRNELRGS, from the coding sequence ATGGCCGATCAGCTGGGCCTCCTTGCCACACTCTGGCGCGCACGGCTCATCGCGCCGATGCGCCCCGACCGGTATCTGCGGATGGGTCTGGCGATGCGCCGCGCGGGGCTGACCGCGACGGTTGGGTTCGCCGCGGCCGCGCAGCGGTGCCCGGACCGCCCCGGAATCATCGACGAACTCGGCACATTGACGTGGAAGGAGCTCGACGACCGCTGCGACGCGCTCGGTGTCGCACTGCAACAGCATGCGCCGCGGACCGTCGCGGTGATGTGCCGCAACCACCGCGGTTTCGTCGAGGCGCTTGTCGGGGCGAACCGCATCGGCGCGGACGTGCTGCTGCTGAACACGTCTTTCGCCGGCCCGGCGATGGCCGAGGTCATCGACCGGGAGGGCGCCGACGTCGTCATCTACGACCAGGAGTTCACCGAGACGGTGGACCGTGCGCTGCGAAACCGGCCGCATGCGCAGCGGATCCTGGGCTGGGTCGACGACGGATCAGGGGCGAGCGTAGCGACGGGAGATGGGTCACGTCCCTCCACGCTGCAAGCCCTGATCGACGCGCACCTGGGCCTGCGCCCGAAACCGGCCGAGCGTAAGAGCGACGTCATTCTGCTGACCTCCGGCACGACCGGGACCCCCAAGGGCGCCAAGCGTTCTGCCGGCAGCGGGGGCGCCGGTGACCTCAAGGCCGTACTCGACCGGACCCCGTGGCGCGCCGAGGAACCGATCGTGGTCGCCGCGCCGATGTTCCACGCCTGGGGGTTCTCGCAACTGCTGTTCGCCGCGCTGCTTGCCTGCCCCATCGTCACCCGCCGCAAGTTCGATCCCGAGGCGACGCTGGAGTTGATCGACCGCCACCGCGCCACCGGTCTGGCGGTGGTGCCGGTGATGTTCGATCGGATCATGGAACTCCCCGATGACGTGCGAAACCGATACAGCGGCAAGACGTTACGGTTCGCCACCGCCTCTGGTTCACGGATGCGCCCCGACATCGTGACCGCCTTCATGGACCAGTTCGGTGACGTCATCTACAACAACTACAACGCCACCGAAGCCGGCATGATCGCCACCGCGACGCCCGCCGACCTGCGTGCCGCGCCGGACACCGCGGGCCGGCCGGCCGACGGCACGCAGCTCCGGATCCTCGGCGCAGACCACCGCGAGGTGCCGACGGGGGAGGTCGGGCAGATTTTCGTCCGCAGCTCCACGTTGTTCGACGGTTACACCTCCGGCGCCAACAAGGACTTCCACGACGGCTTCATGGCTTCGGGAGACTTGGGTTACCTGGACGAGGCGGGCCGGTTGTTCGTGGTCGGACGGGACGACGAGATGATCGTCTCCGGCGGCGAGAACGTCTATCCCATCGAGGTCGAGAAGACACTCGTCGCCCACCCCGCGGTTGCTGAGGCCGCCGTCCTCGGCGTCGACGACGAACAGTACGGGCAGCGGCTGTCCGCGTTCGTCGTCCCGGCCCCGGGCTGCAGCGTCACCGTCGACGAACTCAAGCAACACGTCCGCGAGAACCTGGCGAATTACAAAGTGCCCCGCGACATCACCATCATGGAGGAGCTGCCGCGCGGCAGCACCGGCAAGATTCTGCGCAACGAACTCCGCGGGAGCTGA
- a CDS encoding lysophospholipid acyltransferase family protein: protein MTFSLSESIIFATMSDARAETAKWDPGFTRQIANWVGPVIRRYFRAEVHGIGSVPSEGGALVVSNHSGGMLTPDVMVFAPAFYEHFGFDRPLYTLAHYGVFMGPLGDLLRKAGVIEASRENAAAALRSGAVVLVFPGGDYDSYRPTMTANVVDFAGRTGYVRTALEAGVPIVPVVSIGAQETQMFLARGDSIARRIGLTRARMEILPVSVGFPFGLSVIFPPNLPLPSKIVTRALDPVDITAEFGGDPDIDEVDRHIRSVMQAALDELARKRRFPVLG from the coding sequence ATGACATTCTCGTTATCGGAGAGTATCATATTCGCCACCATGTCCGACGCGCGCGCCGAGACGGCCAAATGGGACCCCGGATTCACCCGGCAAATCGCCAATTGGGTGGGGCCGGTGATCAGGCGTTACTTCCGCGCGGAGGTCCACGGCATCGGATCGGTGCCCTCCGAGGGCGGCGCGCTGGTGGTGTCGAACCACTCCGGCGGCATGCTGACACCGGACGTGATGGTCTTCGCGCCCGCGTTCTACGAACACTTCGGCTTCGATCGACCGTTGTACACGCTTGCTCATTACGGCGTGTTCATGGGCCCGCTCGGCGACCTGCTGCGCAAGGCGGGGGTTATCGAAGCCAGCCGTGAGAACGCGGCGGCCGCGTTGCGTTCCGGCGCGGTGGTTCTGGTGTTCCCCGGCGGTGACTACGACTCGTACCGGCCGACCATGACGGCGAACGTGGTCGATTTCGCCGGCCGCACCGGATACGTGCGCACCGCGCTGGAAGCCGGTGTGCCGATCGTTCCCGTGGTGTCGATCGGGGCCCAGGAGACGCAGATGTTCCTCGCCCGGGGCGATTCGATCGCCCGCCGGATCGGCCTGACCCGCGCCCGGATGGAGATCCTGCCCGTGAGTGTGGGGTTCCCGTTCGGGCTGTCGGTGATCTTCCCGCCCAACCTGCCGCTGCCGTCGAAGATCGTGACCCGGGCGCTCGACCCCGTCGACATCACCGCCGAGTTCGGAGGCGATCCCGACATCGACGAGGTTGACCGGCACATCCGGTCGGTGATGCAGGCTGCACTCGATGAACTCGCCCGCAAACGCCGCTTCCCGGTGCTGGGGTGA
- a CDS encoding NAD(P)-dependent oxidoreductase, whose translation MSGAVLVTGGFGLVGSATVQRLVELGRRVVVADLGTPANRAAAERLPAGVSVRWTDLTDADQTARLVAEVAPEVIIHLAAIIPPGIYKNRALARRVNVDATATLVRVAEAQPTPPRFVQASSNAVYGARNPFMSEGPVTADTPMKHSDLYSAHKAEAETIVRSSSLEWVVLRLGGVLSVDPKAIPFSADALYFESVLPADGRLHSVDVRDVAWAFAAATTAEVAREILLIAGDDSHRVLQGEVGRALAESRGLKGGLVPGRKGNPNSDEDWFVTDWMDTTRAQEALQFQHHSWQDMLDEAHRRAGASRYALRVAAPLIRAILKRRSAYWRQPGQYADPWGAIKRKIGDPSPDS comes from the coding sequence ATGTCGGGTGCCGTCCTCGTCACCGGCGGCTTCGGCCTCGTCGGGTCCGCAACGGTGCAGCGGCTGGTGGAGCTGGGCCGCCGCGTCGTCGTCGCCGACCTCGGCACCCCGGCCAACCGCGCCGCCGCCGAACGCCTTCCCGCCGGGGTGTCGGTTCGGTGGACCGACCTGACCGATGCCGACCAGACCGCCCGACTGGTCGCCGAGGTCGCGCCCGAGGTGATCATCCACCTCGCGGCCATCATCCCGCCGGGGATCTACAAGAATCGGGCGTTGGCGCGCCGCGTGAACGTGGACGCGACGGCCACACTGGTGCGCGTCGCTGAGGCCCAACCCACTCCCCCGCGTTTCGTACAGGCGTCCAGCAATGCCGTCTACGGCGCGCGCAACCCATTCATGTCGGAGGGTCCCGTCACCGCGGATACGCCGATGAAGCACTCCGACCTGTACAGCGCGCACAAGGCCGAAGCGGAGACGATCGTGCGCTCCTCGTCACTGGAGTGGGTGGTGTTGCGCCTCGGCGGTGTGCTCAGCGTCGACCCCAAGGCGATTCCGTTCAGTGCCGATGCACTGTATTTCGAGAGCGTGCTGCCTGCTGACGGCCGGTTGCACAGCGTCGATGTCCGGGATGTGGCATGGGCTTTCGCCGCCGCGACGACGGCCGAGGTGGCACGCGAGATCCTGCTGATCGCCGGGGACGACTCACACCGCGTGCTGCAGGGCGAGGTGGGTCGCGCCCTTGCCGAGTCGCGCGGCCTCAAGGGCGGGCTGGTGCCGGGACGTAAGGGGAACCCCAACAGTGACGAGGACTGGTTCGTCACCGACTGGATGGACACCACCCGCGCCCAGGAGGCGCTGCAGTTCCAGCACCATTCCTGGCAGGACATGCTCGACGAGGCGCACCGGCGCGCCGGCGCGTCACGGTATGCGCTGCGGGTCGCGGCGCCGCTCATCAGGGCGATCCTCAAGCGGCGCTCGGCCTACTGGAGGCAACCCGGTCAGTACGCCGACCCCTGGGGCGCGATCAAGCGCAAGATCGGTGACCCGTCGCCTGATTCGTAG
- a CDS encoding IS1380 family transposase encodes MQLSHTRPVAAARFDDPNLVSCAGLVPITALAQECGLAALADEHLTVPTDKGSNAGAKVSALVAGMVAGADSIDDMRLLRHGAMRTVFDRPYAPSTLGSFLREFSFGHVRQLDAIAARVLASLHERTPVLAGIDGPVLVDLDDTIIEVHGYSKQGSGYGYSGVRGLNAPLATVTTGQCAPVIAAQRLRKGSCGSPRGAARMISDTLSTVTRLRSPEATSKPLVRADSAFYGHRSVGAALRGGAEVSITVPLDSKVKAAIAAINDDAWTSIEYTDAVYDENTGQWISRAEVAEIGFTAFSSKKTHQQVPGRLVVRRIPDLNPTSDGQATLFDTWRFHAFFTTTDLDTVTADKTHRGHAIIEQVHADLKASALAHLPSGRFSANSAWLVLAVIAFNLTRAAATLTGPTLAKARTATIRRTLITVPARIASSARRLTLHLPRNWPWEHAWNLLFGNLFGRYQPLTA; translated from the coding sequence ATGCAACTATCTCACACTCGGCCCGTCGCGGCGGCCCGCTTCGATGATCCGAACCTGGTGTCGTGCGCCGGACTGGTCCCGATCACCGCGTTGGCGCAAGAATGCGGTCTGGCCGCGTTGGCTGATGAGCACCTCACGGTGCCCACGGACAAGGGCTCCAACGCGGGGGCGAAGGTGAGCGCGCTGGTCGCGGGGATGGTCGCTGGCGCGGACAGCATCGACGATATGCGCCTGCTGCGCCACGGCGCGATGCGCACGGTGTTCGACCGTCCGTATGCACCCTCGACGCTGGGCTCGTTCCTGCGGGAATTCAGCTTCGGCCACGTCCGCCAACTCGACGCCATCGCGGCGCGGGTGCTGGCGAGCCTGCACGAACGCACCCCGGTGCTGGCCGGCATCGACGGCCCCGTGCTGGTCGATCTCGACGACACCATCATCGAAGTCCACGGCTACAGCAAGCAAGGATCCGGTTACGGCTACTCCGGAGTCCGGGGTCTCAACGCCCCGCTGGCCACGGTCACCACCGGTCAGTGTGCTCCGGTGATCGCCGCCCAACGCCTGCGCAAAGGCTCGTGTGGCTCCCCACGCGGAGCTGCCCGCATGATCAGCGACACCCTGTCCACTGTGACACGGCTGCGCTCACCCGAGGCCACCAGCAAGCCGCTGGTCCGCGCCGATTCGGCGTTCTACGGTCACCGCAGCGTGGGCGCGGCGCTGCGCGGTGGCGCCGAGGTGTCGATCACCGTGCCCCTGGACTCGAAAGTCAAGGCTGCGATCGCGGCCATCAACGATGATGCGTGGACCTCGATCGAGTACACCGACGCCGTCTACGACGAAAACACCGGCCAATGGATCTCCCGGGCCGAGGTCGCCGAGATCGGATTCACCGCGTTCAGCTCCAAGAAAACCCACCAGCAGGTCCCGGGCCGCTTGGTGGTACGCCGCATCCCCGACCTGAACCCCACCAGCGATGGACAGGCCACCCTGTTCGACACCTGGCGGTTTCACGCCTTCTTTACGACCACCGATCTGGACACCGTCACCGCCGACAAGACTCACCGCGGCCACGCGATCATCGAACAGGTCCACGCCGACCTGAAAGCCTCCGCGCTGGCCCATCTACCGTCAGGCCGGTTCTCGGCCAATAGTGCATGGTTGGTGCTGGCGGTCATCGCGTTCAACCTCACCCGCGCCGCGGCCACCCTCACCGGCCCCACGCTGGCCAAGGCCCGCACCGCCACCATCCGCCGCACGCTGATCACCGTGCCCGCACGCATCGCCTCCTCGGCACGACGGCTGACGTTGCACCTGCCGCGCAACTGGCCCTGGGAACACGCATGGAACTTGCTGTTCGGCAACCTCTTCGGCCGATATCAGCCGCTCACGGCCTAA
- a CDS encoding SDR family NAD(P)-dependent oxidoreductase: protein MAIAPSDILLTGRVAVVTGGGAGIGKGIAQGLAAFGASVAIWERDPDTCAAAAASIGALGLPTDVRDGGAVDAALERTERELGTVSILVNNAGGTFNSPLLETSENGWDALYRSNLRHVLLCTQRVARGLVAAGQPGSVINITSIEGSRAAPGYAAYAAAKAGVVNYTKTASFELAPHRIRVNALAPDLTVTEGLQNLAFGDLSESLAAMVPMRRAGNVDEIASAAVFLASNMATYITGQTIHVDGGTQAAGGWYFGPGTDAPTLGPA, encoded by the coding sequence ATGGCCATCGCTCCGTCGGACATCCTGCTCACAGGCAGGGTCGCGGTCGTCACCGGTGGCGGCGCCGGGATCGGAAAGGGAATCGCGCAGGGACTGGCTGCTTTCGGCGCCTCGGTGGCGATCTGGGAACGCGATCCCGACACCTGTGCCGCGGCGGCGGCATCCATCGGGGCGCTGGGGCTGCCCACCGACGTCCGGGACGGCGGGGCCGTCGATGCGGCGCTGGAACGCACCGAGCGTGAACTGGGCACGGTGTCGATCCTGGTCAACAACGCGGGCGGGACGTTCAACTCCCCGCTGCTGGAGACCTCGGAGAACGGGTGGGACGCGTTGTACCGCAGCAACCTTCGTCACGTGCTGCTGTGCACGCAACGGGTCGCGCGCGGACTGGTCGCTGCCGGACAGCCGGGAAGCGTCATCAACATCACCTCGATCGAGGGCAGTCGGGCCGCGCCCGGCTACGCCGCGTATGCGGCGGCCAAGGCGGGGGTTGTCAACTACACCAAGACCGCGTCCTTCGAGTTGGCGCCGCACCGTATCCGCGTCAACGCGCTGGCCCCGGATCTCACGGTTACCGAGGGCCTCCAGAACCTCGCATTCGGAGATCTGTCCGAGTCGCTGGCCGCGATGGTGCCGATGCGGCGTGCCGGTAATGTCGACGAAATAGCCTCGGCGGCAGTGTTTCTCGCCTCGAATATGGCTACCTACATCACCGGCCAGACCATCCATGTGGACGGCGGTACGCAGGCGGCGGGCGGCTGGTACTTCGGTCCGGGCACTGACGCGCCGACGCTCGGACCGGCCTAA
- a CDS encoding CoA transferase has product MSDSGPEPPLSGYIVVDLSSGIAGAYCTKLLADGGAEVVKVEPPQGDPLRYWSASGAEILEGTDGALFSFLACSKRSVVAEPGLDSDFVDALLAGADAVIWSPGPGVAGEADFAPDVIRDRHPHATVTAITPFGLRGPWSGRPATEFTLQAWSGGIVGLGRGTPDRAPVYVGGQVGEYLAGAYASAATLASRMRGGGELVDLSMLETSILGLTYYPVSYHEMLGRPWRDARRLTVPGIARAKDGLVDIGCGTAQQWFDLCAMTGHVEWIDEDSPLSITQQANEKAEELYAWVADQTVDEIRDLATAFRIPNAPVANGANVESLDHFVERGSFVVNPRDGFTQPAPPYRMTPPMLRHPEPGPRLGEHTEHYRSRDRHHGSARAAGATVVAVSRGEGRPFEGVRVVDMTTFWAGPSCTHMLAMLGADVIHVESTRHPDGTRLIAGIPVTEHQWWERSPIFSGLNTNKRGITLNLQSDAGRDLLKKLAATADIVVENFTPRVLESMGLTYDAVREVKPDVIMVRMPGFGLDGPWRDNPAFAYVIEAAAGISWLTGYPDLNPFEPYSVGDPNAGVHALNAILLALEHRRRTGEGSMVEAAMVDAALNVAAEQVIEFSAYGALLQRAGNRGPTAAPQNLYLTNEVDEFGRRDSWVAIAVATDAQWSGLCDALGSPAWADTRELAGAAGRHARHDLIDRHLSAWCVERGGDEIVAALWDHGVPVAKVLQPHRQNQIPQLTARGFFEQVEHPVNPPTPHSTLPFRSSRGPDRVHTTPAPLLGEHNHHVLRELGLTEDEIAALEADGIIGTAPAR; this is encoded by the coding sequence GTGTCCGACTCGGGGCCCGAACCTCCGCTCTCCGGCTACATCGTCGTCGACCTGTCCAGTGGGATCGCCGGTGCGTACTGCACGAAGCTGCTCGCCGACGGCGGCGCCGAGGTCGTCAAAGTGGAGCCGCCGCAGGGTGATCCGCTGCGCTACTGGTCGGCGTCCGGTGCCGAGATCCTCGAGGGCACCGACGGGGCCCTGTTCTCGTTCCTGGCGTGCTCGAAGCGCTCGGTCGTCGCAGAACCGGGCCTGGACAGCGACTTCGTCGACGCGCTGCTGGCGGGCGCGGACGCCGTCATCTGGTCGCCGGGCCCCGGGGTGGCGGGGGAGGCCGACTTCGCCCCGGACGTGATCCGGGACCGTCATCCGCATGCGACCGTCACTGCGATCACCCCGTTCGGGCTGCGGGGGCCGTGGAGTGGGCGGCCGGCCACCGAGTTCACGCTGCAGGCGTGGTCCGGAGGCATCGTCGGCCTGGGCCGGGGCACTCCGGACCGGGCGCCGGTATACGTCGGCGGTCAAGTGGGCGAGTACCTGGCCGGTGCGTATGCCAGTGCGGCCACCCTGGCGTCGCGCATGCGCGGCGGCGGCGAGCTGGTCGACCTGTCCATGCTGGAGACCTCGATCCTCGGGCTCACCTACTACCCGGTGAGCTACCACGAGATGCTGGGCCGGCCGTGGCGGGATGCGCGGCGACTGACGGTGCCGGGCATCGCCCGCGCCAAGGACGGCCTGGTCGACATCGGCTGCGGCACGGCCCAGCAGTGGTTCGACCTGTGCGCGATGACCGGGCACGTCGAGTGGATCGACGAGGACTCCCCGTTGTCGATCACCCAGCAGGCCAACGAGAAGGCCGAGGAGCTCTACGCGTGGGTCGCCGATCAGACCGTCGACGAGATCCGGGATCTGGCCACGGCGTTCCGCATCCCGAACGCGCCGGTCGCCAACGGCGCCAACGTCGAATCGCTGGACCACTTCGTCGAACGAGGCTCGTTCGTCGTCAATCCGCGTGACGGTTTCACCCAGCCCGCGCCCCCGTACCGCATGACCCCGCCGATGCTGCGGCACCCGGAACCGGGCCCGCGCCTGGGCGAGCACACCGAGCACTACCGCTCGCGAGACCGCCACCACGGTAGTGCGCGAGCGGCCGGCGCTACCGTGGTGGCGGTTTCGCGAGGAGAGGGGCGGCCGTTCGAGGGTGTGCGGGTCGTCGACATGACGACCTTCTGGGCCGGGCCGAGCTGCACCCATATGCTGGCGATGCTGGGCGCCGACGTGATCCACGTCGAGTCCACGCGGCACCCCGACGGGACCCGTCTGATCGCGGGAATCCCGGTCACCGAACACCAGTGGTGGGAGCGGTCGCCGATCTTCTCAGGGCTGAACACCAACAAGCGGGGCATCACGCTGAACCTGCAAAGCGACGCCGGTAGAGATCTGCTCAAGAAGTTGGCCGCGACCGCTGACATCGTCGTCGAGAACTTCACCCCGCGCGTACTGGAGAGCATGGGGCTCACTTACGACGCGGTCAGGGAGGTCAAGCCCGATGTGATCATGGTCCGCATGCCCGGGTTCGGACTGGACGGGCCGTGGCGGGACAACCCGGCGTTCGCGTACGTCATCGAGGCGGCGGCCGGTATCAGCTGGCTTACCGGCTATCCGGACCTCAACCCCTTCGAGCCGTATTCGGTGGGCGATCCGAACGCCGGTGTGCATGCGCTGAACGCGATCCTGCTGGCGCTCGAGCATCGCCGCCGCACCGGCGAGGGGTCGATGGTCGAGGCCGCGATGGTCGACGCGGCGCTCAACGTGGCCGCCGAGCAGGTGATCGAGTTCTCCGCATACGGCGCGCTGCTGCAACGGGCCGGCAACCGCGGACCGACCGCGGCGCCGCAGAACCTGTACCTGACCAACGAGGTCGACGAGTTCGGCCGCCGGGACAGCTGGGTCGCGATCGCCGTCGCCACCGACGCCCAATGGTCCGGGCTGTGCGACGCGCTGGGAAGCCCGGCCTGGGCGGACACCCGGGAGCTGGCCGGTGCCGCGGGACGGCACGCCCGTCACGATCTGATCGACCGGCACCTGTCTGCGTGGTGTGTCGAGCGCGGCGGTGACGAGATCGTCGCCGCGCTGTGGGATCACGGAGTGCCCGTGGCCAAAGTGCTTCAGCCGCACCGCCAGAACCAGATCCCGCAGCTGACCGCCCGCGGCTTCTTCGAGCAGGTCGAACATCCCGTCAACCCGCCGACCCCGCACAGCACGTTGCCGTTCCGCAGCTCGCGCGGCCCGGACCGGGTGCACACCACACCGGCGCCGCTGCTCGGTGAGCACAACCATCATGTGCTGCGAGAGCTCGGGCTCACCGAGGACGAGATCGCCGCGCTGGAAGCCGACGGGATCATCGGCACCGCGCCGGCACGCTAG